In Triticum urartu cultivar G1812 unplaced genomic scaffold, Tu2.1 TuUngrouped_contig_5816, whole genome shotgun sequence, the following are encoded in one genomic region:
- the LOC125529750 gene encoding BTB/POZ and MATH domain-containing protein 1-like, whose translation MENTCINFTAVARSVRLLKIDGFSLTESMDHDDCVRSRWTFDGYEWEVRVYPAMTSSAGGGGGAYVVLEVAFLSKPRRGSVRAAIGCRLVDPRGILKPSNEISISKVFSRPQECSTKAAVVGRRALAASAFLRGDSFTMECSIEVLKELPDMVTDPVEQVPVPSSNLGRHLALLLQSEAGADVTFLVSGESFAAHKSILAARSPVFMAQFFGDMKEKCSQSVVIEDMEAAVFKALLHYIYTDTVAEFDEKGEEVTMLAQHLLAAADRYGLDRLKLICEGKLSDGINVDTAATSLALAEQHNCPRLKAKCVQFIIRNREVLDAVLATEGYKYLAASCPSVLADLLKSSLRVG comes from the coding sequence ATGGAGAACACCTGCATAAACTTCACCGCCGTCGCGCGCTCGGTGCGGCTGCTCAAGATCGACGGTTTCAGCCTGACCGAGAGCATGGACCACGACGACTGCGTCAGATCTAGGTGGACCTTCGACGGGTACGAGTGGGAGGTCCGCGTCTACCCCGCGATGACCAGCTCTgccggcggcgggggcggcgcgtACGTGGTGCTGGAGGTGGCCTTCCTCAGCAAGCCCCGCAGGGGCAGCGTGAGGGCGGCCATAGGCTGCCGGCTGGTCGACCCAAGAGGGATACTCAAACCGTCCAATGAAATCAGCATCTCAAAGGTGTTCAGTCGCCCCCAGGAATGCTCGACCAAGGCGGCGGTCGTCGGGCGGCGCGCGCTGGCGGCGTCGGCGTTTCTCCGAGGCGATTCCTTCACAATGGAATGCAGCATTGAGGTTCTTAAGGAGCTGCCTGATATGGTGACGGACCCTGTCGAACAAGTGCCGGTGCCATCCTCAAACTTGGGCCGGCACCTGGCTCTACTCCTGCAGAGCGAGGCCGGGGCAGACGTCACGTTCCTCGTGTCCGGCGAGTCCTTTGCCGCGCATAAGAGCATACTGGCTGCGAGGTCTCCGGTTTTCATGGCTCAGTTCTTTGGAGACATGAAGGAGAAATGCTCACAGAGTGTGGTGATCGAGGACATGGAGGCTGCGGTGTTCAAGGCCCTGCTTCACTACATCTACACTGACACTGTGGCTGAATTCGACGAGAAGGGTGAGGAGGTGACAATGTTAGCCCAGCACTTGCTTGCAGCTGCTGACAGATACGGGCTGGACAGGCTCAAGCTGATCTGCGAAGGCAAGCTCTCTGATGGCATCAATGTCGACACTGCAGCGACGTCTCTGGCTCTTGCCGAGCAGCACAACTGTCCACGGCTCAAGGCGAAGTGCGTCCAGTTCATCATTAGAAATCGTGAGGTTCTTGATGCTGTGTTGGCAACGGAGGGGTACAAGTACCTGGCGGCAAGCTGCCCTTCGGTGTTGGCTGACCTTCTCAAGTCGAGCCTGCGCGTCGGATAA